ATCGCAGCCAGCTTGTCGAGCGCGCGGTCAAGGGCCTCGAAATCGACGTCCGGCATTTCTACCGACGGCTCAAAATGATCGAGCGGCAGTTTGTGTGCCCCCGCTCCCCGTTTGATGCGTCCTCGGTCTCTGGCATGGTTCACGAGAATGCGACGCATGGCCAGGGCGGCGATGCGATAGAAATGGGCGCGATCCGAGACCCTTGCTTCGTGCTGATCGACCAGGCGCAAAAAGGCCTCGTGAACCAGCGCCGTCGCCTGCAGCGTATGGTCCGGCCGTTCGGATCGAAGAAAGCGATCCGCAAGGGCGCGCAATTCATCATACACCAAGGGCAGGAGCCGCTCCGCGGCGGTGGCATCACCAGCCGACAGCTTCCCGAGCATCTGCGTCACGATCGCGTTCGACATGCCTGGCCTGCCGGAGCTCGACGGGAGAATTGAGCCGTGGAGCCCTGAAACGGTGCGTTGTCTTGTGGAGAGGAGCGCCCGTGCCCCACCCGCTTGCGCATTATATCGCAATCCGTCTGGTCCTGCGTTGATTCACGGATCATGCGTAAGTGCTTTCTATTAAATTGGTTACAAGGCGACGTTACCGGACCGCGAGACCGGCAGACGCAATCAGATCGATGAGGGAGTGAGTCATGGCGAGGAATGTGGACTTTCCTGGCGTTGTTCGGTTTTGCATTTCATCCGTTGCCATACTATCGGTGGCTGCCTCGGCCGCACCGAATCTTGTACCGAACGCCGACTTCGAAAACTACACCGTCTGCCCGACCAGTTGCAGCCAGGTAGGCGGGTTCGTAGACGACTGGTCAACGCCGACCAACGGCACGTCCGATTACTTCAACGCCTGCCAGGGACCACCGAATTTCTGCGATGTCCCCACCAACAACTTCGGCGCGGAAGCGGCGTTCAGCGGGCAGGCGTACGCGGGCTTCTTCGCCTGGGACAACTTCGACCCAACTTACCGCGAATACATTGAGGTGCAGTTATCCTCACCTCTCGCAGCCGCGACAACGTACCAGATTTCTTTCTACGTATCGCTATGTGACAACTGCGACACCGCCGTGGCGGAACTGGCCGCGTACGTGCAGGCGGGGCCCGTCGGCTATCAACCGATCACGACACCCATCGCGGTGACGCCCCAGGTTGTGAACAACTCCGGTCCGATCACGCTCAAGAACGGCTGGCAACTGGTCTCAGGGACGTTTGTGGCGGCCGGAGGTGAAGACCATCTTGTCATCGGAAACTTCAACGGCGCTTCGAATACGACGACCCAGAACGTAGGCGGCGGCCAGCCCGGCATTTCGTGGGGTTACTATTTTGTCGACGAAGTGGACCTGTCGGCGGTCGACCCGCCAATGTGCGCGCCCAGTCCCGATGGGTTATTTTGTGAGGGAAACTGCGGTACGCCGGACCAGTTCTGTTCGCCGCGAGAAATACTTGCAGATGCGAACGGCCATTTCGTCGGCATTACGTGCTGCCAATGTGCGCCGACGGGTTGTCACGTGGCGTACGAGCCGGCCACGCTCCAGATCTACTGCGAGAACGACTGCGGTGCCGCCGGCAGCTGCACGCTTGTCGGGCGCGGCAATCTCGACGGAACGATCAGCTACATTTGTGACTGCCAGGACCCGGCCAATCCCGGGACATGCGATTGGATCCACGAATGCAACACGGAGTGCAATCCGGGAACCTGCTCATCGCATTGCACCGGCCCCTGTCCGGCGCAATCGGACGCCTGCGTTCCGCAGTCGGTGACGACCTCGCTGCAATTGGGGACCACGACCGCAATATGTGATTGCGTTGAGCCGGCAGCCGACCCCTGCCGCGTGGAGATGGGCCCCGATGGCGCCGCATGCCAGGGAACCTGCCCGGCCGGAAGCGGTCCGTGCGAGCTAGTCACGGTCACGAACCCGGATGACTCAACGACCTACTCCTGCACGTGTGATGCCGGTCCTGCCGCGTGCGAGCCGGACCCGACCGGGCAGTCGTGCACAGGCGGTTGCCAGGATCCCGCAGACACCTGCTACCCGAAAGAGATCGTCGCTGATGAATTCGGCAACTTCGTGGCCATCTCCTGCTGCGACTGCGGTACGCCGGAATGCCACGTAGAGTTCAACCCCGCAACCAATACCATCGGATGTGTCGAGCCCTGCGGCGACCCGACCAAGGAATGCACGCTCGTCGGCA
The sequence above is drawn from the Phycisphaerae bacterium genome and encodes:
- a CDS encoding sigma-70 family RNA polymerase sigma factor, with product MSNAIVTQMLGKLSAGDATAAERLLPLVYDELRALADRFLRSERPDHTLQATALVHEAFLRLVDQHEARVSDRAHFYRIAALAMRRILVNHARDRGRIKRGAGAHKLPLDHFEPSVEMPDVDFEALDRALDKLAAIDDRKVQVVQLRYFGGLSVEETAEALGLSVAQIKRDWALSRAWLLSELQRNDAQCL